From Perca flavescens isolate YP-PL-M2 chromosome 19, PFLA_1.0, whole genome shotgun sequence:
GTCGATTTCATTGACACGGACTTCGGCCTGCCCAGCACGGGCCACGTTACCACCAAAACCGTCTCGTGCACCCGCAGCACCCGCAGGACCGTCGTCCACACCAAAACCGGCCCGGTGGAGAAGGTGGAGGAGGTGTTTGAGGGAGGCCCCGAGTGCTCGGCCATGTCGGACCCCACCAAGGGAGGGATGGGCGCCCTCTTCCCCAGCCTCAGCCAcgcatcctcctcttcctcgtcctCTTCGTCCTCTTCTGTGACCAAGACCGTCCACACCGGTGGCACCAAGGGAAGCCTCTTGGATACCAAAACCGACTTCGGGAATCCATTCGGTGCGGACACCGGGCTCGACATGTTTGTCgaaggcctgtaacaattattacaatcACATAATTGTCCAATTGCCATTTTCTTTGTTAAAccacaattaattgctaacattagtcCTAAGGGGttatgactgttgatggtaattgtcAATTTTATGATATATACACAAAtccaatgttttatgataataaaatgGGTGTGGTTTAATTCATAGGACGTGTACttgtgttattatattatctgggtcacatgacagcgATATAGCCAAATTAAGCCagctttaatttgtttgaaaaagtaatacataaacattttggtcacactttacttgaaggtatctacatgagagtgacatgacagtgtcatgaacacatgacagtgtcatgaacacatgacacatgaaccctaactctaaccctaaaccctaaaTTGTCATGACAAAACTGAATGACaattactaaaagaagcgttatgtcatgaatgttcatgacttgtttataatgtttatgacacgttcatgactgtcatgtcactcttctgTAGATacattcaagtaaagtgtaagcaatttctttttaaattttttactcAAAGAgataattatattgttaatcgcaattatttctgagaccgtTAATTGTACCGTAACGTTTTGGAAATGTTACAGCTCTACTTGATACCAAAACTGAGTTTGGAAATCTGTTTGGCGCAGATACGGGGTTCGACATGGGCTTGTTTGACACGGGCGCCACAGAGGATGACCTTCCTGATATCCACGCCCGGAGTGTGAAGAGTGTTGTTACCGAGCGCCGGGCCGATTATGTAGGAAAAGGTACCAAGACATCGGACGTGGAGTAAAGCTGAATGGCCGAGAGCGGCACATTCCAGCTAGCCGAGCATGCTTTAGCATCAGCTAGCTAGCCTTATGTACCAAAAATACGAAGTGAACACACCGATTTTTTGTTTATTGCTAGAGTTTAAGGATTTTCACATTCAGTGTGATGTAATTAACTGTTGTTGAAGTATTTTGGGTCCATTGTGTAATCCCAGAAAAAGACTGTGATTAACTTTTAGGGCTGTTTTTGTTTCGTAACAACACAACAATTCAGAAATAACAtaataagaatttttttttaatcttgccGATATTTCAAATGCAGATTGTCAAAAACGTGTTGAGTTTATTTGGGACCAGCTTTAGCCACTGTTGCAGTGAAAGTGACAGTTAGCACCCTTATGCCTGGAGTACATTTAAGCGTTCGGAGACAGAGTTGTTTCTGCTTGTTACAAGGGCCGTAAACACAATTTTAGAGATCCCAAGGTTGCGtttagggactgcagatggaaaagTAGCCAGTAGTCTTTTATTTGGTTTTTTTTGAAGGGTTTTATCTACACTTACAAGCCTAAGGTGCAGCGCCCAAGCCATTTTGGGCACCACCTAagccgaatgaatgtaaaatcaatcaaaatcaaaacttaaaacttaacttaactagcttttccaacatttagacacagatatgcaaccctacaggttggaagcggaattgtccattacattacattgtccagttcattcaaactacagatctgctacccgatctggcaaacatgcataatgtaatgtaatgggacaattccgcttccaacctgtagggggaccgaagcgggaaaagtccTTTACTGTTGCTTTAAACCATGTTCTTTGACAAATACATTTACCTATGTTGACATTTGAAGTCCCAAATCCGCCCAAGCCCACTCACCTAAAACACTTAGTATTTAGAGACAAAAATAATGGAACTCAATCTGCATTTGGAGCATCCTGCAGTAAAGTGGCCGTTTTTTCACTCCAGCAAATTTCAGCTAGCTGAGCCGAAGGCGGTCCAAGCTAACTCGCGGTCTGCGGTGTGCCCCTCTCTGTCCGCAGATTGTGTCGAGGCCCACCGGAACCACCTGAAAGGGGAAACGAACGGCCTCTTTAAGATCAAACCCGGCGGCGGCGACTCGGCACAGGTAGCGGAGGTTTACTGCCAGCAGGAGGGGCTAATGGGCGGGTGGTTGTTAGcgcagcagagagagagcggTGCGCTCGGCTTCAACCGCACCTGGGCCGAATACCGCGACGGCTTCGGCTCGGTCGACGCGAACGGCAACGGGGAGTTCTGGCTGGGCAACCAGAACCTCCACCTGCTGACCAGTCAGGCGGAGAGCATGCTGAAGGTGGAGCTGGAGGATTGggaagggggcgtggccagCGCCGAGTACACAGTCAGGGTAGGCGCGGAGACGGAGGGGTACCCGCTGCACGTGTCCGGGTACACCGGGGACGCCGGGGACGCGCTGGCGACGCCGGCGTCCGACGCGCCGTCTCACCCGTCCCACAACGGGATGAAATTCAGCACCTTTGACAAAGACAACGACGTCTGGGAGGAGAGTTGCGCGGAGAGGTACGGCGGCGGCTGGTGGTACAACAAATGCCAGACGGCTAACTTGAACGGGGTTTATTATAAAGGCGCGTACGACCCGGAGAAAAACAAGCCGTACGAGATTGAAAACGGAGTCGTGTGGGTGACGTATAAACCGGCCAATTACAGCCTGAAAACCGTTAGGATGTTCATCCGACCGGCTGCTTTTTAATTGGACGAAAGACGCAGAACCATTGAGGTTGGGGATGAAGTCGATAACACCATAGCATCTCGAAATTtgccgtggcaatactgtatcgatacgcCGAGCTTCTATTAGTTCAACGTAGAAcgtgagaatttttttttattttacagcattCTCATCAGCATatctcatttcggttccacttgaTGTGTCTACTGAAATGTTTacccctctgtcgctccgaaaacggacgtaaaaatatcacatttctgtgtagtctaccgttagctagctaccgtaaatgtaggctacttttaaaaggccatattttcccctctgggctcagcaaacggacgtaaaagcctttatttgatgtcatttttcagtttttcaagaatcggtttaggaattgGAATCGTTTTAAATGTATCGgttcggaatcgtaaaaatccaaacggtacccaactcTAATCGTGACACAAGTATCGTTTATAATACCGTATCGTCTCGTGGCGCGCCCCCACCCCTGCAAAATATACACATTCATCCACTTTTATGTGTTTAAACCCAAAGAAACAACAAGGCCCAAAGCAACAAGTCCTAGAGACGCAAGCGCACTCTGAGGCTGCAGGTAAATATTTGAGGCCAAAAACCAAAGTTGCTTTCAGACCTTCAGACTGTTCCGATCGGTTTGTGAGTCATTCTGACATTTCcaaatcatttcaaacagtgtgtgtttgagttgaCTCTTTGTGTCAGCACTTAGGGTCAGATGTCATTGACTTGTTTAACTAACCTGTACGCAGTGATGCCTGAACTCTGCTCAATCAATAAAGATCCAATGTTCACTTCACCCGCTGTGTGTTTctgccattttgtttttaaatgtcaaaatcACAGTTCATTTCAGGGCCTGGGTTGGCTCACccggtagagcgcgcgcccacgTGTAGAGGTgtgctcctcgacgcagcggccgcgtgttcgactccgacctgcggccctttgctgcatgtcatccccctctctctgctctttcatgtcttcagctgtgctgtaaaaataatgtcctaaagtgcccaaaaaataatcttcagGTAAGTTTGTCATTCAAACATGTTAAGACATGAAGGAACCAAGCAGCGTACGCAATAAATAACATTCACAGTGTGATAGCTCAAATAGACCctctaaataataaatacagctTATAATAATTAGAACAagtcattaaaatgtttaaaatctcTCCAGAATACCAATGaaagaaatattttattattacaagacaaaaaaaagacaaaaatattttaaaaaaaaagtcagttgcAAATTAAGACACTTTCCTACAAATCTAATGTACAGGTCTGCACATTTTATTATTAGTTCTTACTATGATCTAATAGATCATATCTAATGTAAAGCATCTATAAACATAAAtacccccccaccaccctctTTGAaggttttcatgttgtttaagattatttttggggcatttttaggcctttattgacaggacagctgaagacattaaaggggagagagagagagggggaatgacagcacacacaagggccgcaggttggaatcgaacccgggcccgcgaCGTCAAggactaaacctctatatatgggcgcccgctctaccaactgagcaatCCGGGTGCCCATAGGtgttcatgttttcatgtttttaaaacATTGCTAAAAATATAACGTGGCTTTTTTTGTGGCACCGATGAACAAAAACGAGCACTTTAATATGAAAGtgagatttatttttcattgtgaGCCACTTATCTGGTgccatataaataaacttttcagtTGACATATTCAGCTTTTAAAATCATGGAATTTGACCATGAAAAAAAACCCCACACATCAAACACATCTGCCAAGCTGACAAGTTTGAcccttcacatacagtacatcttcTGGGGCCTTTATCGCTGGACATTTGCGTCATGTTGTTACTGAATGTCCACCTTAACCAATGTTCAAAAATAGCATCTAGCATCTAGGACATTACTTACAAGgggatttttttaatcatttcaggCAGTTAAATGTGTTTCACAGTGACTGTTCTTGCCTATAATGTATCATATTTATAAAACCGTATTTTGGAAAGCAACATTTTATGATCAGCAGCCACCAGGTCACTTCACTTTTAAACAAATGCATGTCGCAAATTGTATGTTTGGTATGTTATACAAATTGTTAATcgctaaagaaaaaaatacacgtAACACAACTTGAACGTGTCTGAATTCACCGAATGTGTAACATGGAATAATAGACTCATATAAATGCTGcaagcattacattacattaccaGTAAATGTCACATTTCAACATATTTGTCCGTAGATTTGGCgtaatgcgtttgtgtgtgtgtgttggaggatgtgtgtatctgtgttgaTGAAGCAAGAAATGACATTTATTGAACTGCAGCTATACTGTTGTCTGGCTCAATGTTTGAGTTTCGTAATAAATGTGAGACACATTATGGAGAACTCTGAGCCCACAGGAGGGGCCTCGGGGCAAAAGGGAGTTTATTGACCCCTCTATGTACCTACATGCATCCTGTTTAAACTCCCATCGCGCACCGAGCTAAATGCAGACTACTTTTAGCAGCATTTcagtttataattttgttctaATGCGCACTATTTAACAACTGGTGCGTCACAGGTTGAAGCTCGCCCCCCTTTAAATAGTTGCCGTTATCGACAGTATTGGGATTCGGGCCCCCAATGTGGTAGCCGCGGAGATTATTAACCATGATGATACCTGTGTACTCTGCTTAGCTTTCAAAAAGTGAAGCCAGATGTAGTTGtaagtaaagtgtgtgtgtgtgtgtgcgtgtatgtgtgttttaagCTCCCCACATCTACATacaaaggcaaggcaaggctattttttttgcatagcACAATTCAGCAGCAATgcgattcaaagtgctttacacgagacataaagacaaaatatcatacaaattggtaACAGATGAAGAAACGAATGAATgttataaaaaatgaatgaataaaaaaattaaatttaaaattgaaattaAGAAAAGGCACtgttaaaaagaaaggtcttcagccctACAAAgaaccctaaaaaaaaaataccttccTCATCCCTTCTCCACTTTACAATGGCAATTCCATCAAATACCCACAAACTCATTGCTACACAGTAAACCAGGACCCCAGAGGGTCCGGTGGGTAAACCAGCCTTGTTCTGTAGGCACCATGGGTGATTTTAGATCCTTTTTAGGGTGGCTCAGGCCTAAGTTTCATCTCAGACCCCctaaaaattattaaaaaaaatctattttagaGCTTAACCCTTTTGTTGACTTAGGGTCAAATTGaccagttttcaatttttgttgtatatcagaaaatatgggatgtagaaataagcggtgaaaatgtaaagaagaaaaattttacaatttcaaacgttggaaaaagcaaaaacaaacgcattgaaaaaaagtggttaagagagagtttgtgaacttgtctgttggtaacagaggacaaacaatggacctttttcacaacagacattttgacttgtcatagtaggaaaagcacagctgaaattgataaccttaagtGTGCCAATAAGCtctttcagtgagtcagcatgcacattACCAGGGCctttcctaagtggaatgcagctttcattaatggttttgaatacacctttgcttttcctactatgacattgTATCTATTACCATTAATAGAAACGTAGTTGTTGGCCAATCGGTGGAGGTTGTtccagactcccgcctttggctgagtctctatctgatctgtcagagggagagcaggagtgcgattgtgaagtttaacgttggtagtccccagaggaGGAGTTGGTCATTTCATagcgcagattagaacccaaattgaaacgtaagcaactaaaattgccgaaagttagaacattgtgtcaaattagtcgacttataaagtgtcaggtttagttccatctgACGTTTTTGTTTATTACTGATTTAGCGGATGTAATTCAAATTACAGGGACTGTACCTGTGGGGAAAAGagccataaaaataaaatagacaaATAACCAGCAGAAGAAATATTCATCCCATTTTAATGAGAACAAATCATTTAAAGCAGTTTGGGAGTCTGTGAATCTTTAGCCCCGGAACGTAAAATGTGCATTCATGTTGGATCTTCATTTCAGTTTGTTAAATCAAAATGGTTtgaagtgtttgtgttttttaaagctATAAAACATTGCCATGAGATCTTTGTCCTCCTCTCCAAAACTCTCTTACAACATGCCACTTTATCCATGCAGCGTCATGTTTGGTTTAGAGCTCAGTTGAAGACAAACTAGTCTTTATCagcgatgttccacttccggtgccgccagaaattccgccggatgtccgtcaccttcctctttctttgtgttggcgttctaacctccggtggatttgtgaggactgtggttaactgctcctcagatctctgcagtgtaaatccagacagctagctagactatctgtccaatctgagttttctgttgcacgactaaaacagcttttgaacgtacacatgttccaccaaaacaagttccttcccgaagctattttgcagcggcaccgtggctctgtccggccgcccaagacgattgtcattggtttaaagaaatgccactaaaccagagcacatttttctcccatccccggaatgctgcgtggactagccaAAGGTCTGGCATTACGAGACTAAAGGTGAACTGACcacagtgctgtttttttttgttttgtttttgtgcagtTTGTACGAGACTGAAGCGGCAGAATCAAGATGGCCGACAGCCATCCAGTCACACTCCACCATTCAGGAATGAACGCTGTCGAGCGACACCAGACGCCGCTGCTCTGTGTTCGGACGATGACTGGGTGAGAAATCAGTATCACACACAATCATTTAGTCATAACTCTGTTTTCTCGTAAAGGTAAGGGAATTTCAGGAGATGTGAGGGGAGCTTTTTTAAGCTACGACAGGGTGTTAAGTTGCTCTGCTAACAAATAAAGAACaccaaaaaaacatgaaatgaaacaaTAACTGAAAGCTGAACACAATGTTTCCTTAAGTGCAGTTACAGACATTTGCAACAATATTTTTCTTGTGATTCAGTGTTTTATTAACCTGattccgccagatggattgtttctcatttgctcggcatatccatctgggaactttccgttggagaacttttgggaaggggtgaaaatcctggttagctgattggataaaccatctgtctatcaccacctgtagttggtgatagatgggccaaatcaaccaatcagatcaaactcttgacgaaaccagtcgggagaagagcaaaaacattttttcctcCAAGAAAAGCCTCCGGTGacatttttttgctcttctttcaatgaaggaatactttctaattcggataaaacttgcgcgatagctacgctcatctcatccgtggaagctgccgccacgttgtttagactgaacagtcgcttctcgttgcgtcacacctaagcccgcctcaaaaccaatgctgattggtcggccatttggcgaacggctccaaattttctctatctcaagatgccagacttaTCTGCGAGGCTAGTGTTTTCTACCCATGCTCCTAAACACGTTCTTAGATAAAGATAGATACATAAATCAATTCCCTCTGACTGTGAGAAGCAAACGTCACTTTGCGTCTGCAATCTGGATATTTTAGTTCAAGATAAGTGTCTAAAAAGTGATATGAGATATGCCATAATGcgatgatatacagtacatatatgcAGTGATAttgaatatcgcaataacgatattacttgcgataaacaGATCTTAAactgtactcagttctgcctttctgctgcttttagtattctgctaaaattacaacaaattgcttgttgaatttcacacaaacaaaagaaaaatcattttcaacattgtcttgttgaacaaattgaacattaaatTGACAATGA
This genomic window contains:
- the fga gene encoding fibrinogen alpha chain — protein: MERLSVLVCLGLICVASTLAQVPIPGVAQVVDPRGARPVEQGTRSETCATQRDWPFCSDDEWGSKCPSGCRILGLINKYDHGALKKIEKIRSLLDLNKVKHRTTDQVSKQTYDYLKDKLTVDSDSDNSYYNLAQTLRQRISDMKIKIDRQLRTLAALKDRVKDQVVEMQRLEVDIDIKLRSCKGSCQGYTQYQVDRESYVTLEKQVSQLDSQSVQNIESVGTLYVMKSRPLQGVIVDSIYKSSGTTTGEQKDMFPEVRAVQLVLEQEGSSSSSPATISKVPGTSLSSSTSSSSSSISSASSASSSGTSTKSITEIGGRGDGVDFIDTDFGLPSTGHVTTKTVSCTRSTRRTVVHTKTGPVEKVEEVFEGGPECSAMSDPTKGGMGALFPSLSHASSSSSSSSSSSVTKTVHTGGTKGSLLDTKTDFGNPFDTGFDMGLFDTGATEDDLPDIHARSVKSVVTERRADYVGKDCVEAHRNHLKGETNGLFKIKPGGGDSAQVAEVYCQQEGLMGGWLLAQQRESGALGFNRTWAEYRDGFGSVDANGNGEFWLGNQNLHLLTSQAESMLKVELEDWEGGVASAEYTVRVGAETEGYPLHVSGYTGDAGDALATPASDAPSHPSHNGMKFSTFDKDNDVWEESCAERYGGGWWYNKCQTANLNGVYYKGAYDPEKNKPYEIENGVVWVTYKPANYSLKTVRMFIRPAAF